The following is a genomic window from Desulfobacterales bacterium.
TTAGCTTCCATAGGGACGGAGGAGGATGATGAAAAGTTTTCGGAAGGAACTGCTGTTTAATGTGCCCACACGCCGGGCGTTTATCAATATTACTCCCCAGGTGGAACAGGCTTTGAAGGAAAGCGGTATTCAGGAGGGTTTTGTCCTGGTCAACGCCATGCACATTACAGCATCGGTGTTTATCAATGACGATGAAACCGGGCTGCATTATGATTATGATGTGTGGCTGGAAAAGCTTGCCCCGCATGAGCCGGTTGCCCAGTACCGCCATAATGTCGGAGAGGACAATGCCGATGCGCACATGAAGCGCCAGATCATGGGCCGTGAGGTGGTGGTGGCCATCACCGAAGGAAAACTGGATTTTGGCACCTGGGAGCAGATTTTTTACGGGGAGTTTGACGGACGACGGAAAAAACGGGTTCTGATAAAGATGATCGGGGAATGACGTATCTGGGCCGGCTATCCCCGAAGGATCCGATGTGGGCGTATCTGTGTGATGATATCCTGCCGCTGGTAGATGGGGCCAATGGATCGGATGGCACGGTGGTTGCGCCTGATTTTGAGGTTTACC
Proteins encoded in this region:
- a CDS encoding secondary thiamine-phosphate synthase enzyme YjbQ, whose translation is MKSFRKELLFNVPTRRAFINITPQVEQALKESGIQEGFVLVNAMHITASVFINDDETGLHYDYDVWLEKLAPHEPVAQYRHNVGEDNADAHMKRQIMGREVVVAITEGKLDFGTWEQIFYGEFDGRRKKRVLIKMIGE